The following are encoded in a window of Methanobrevibacter sp. V74 genomic DNA:
- a CDS encoding ATP-binding protein, with product MIKRELYLNQIERLIGKEPIKIITGVRRSGKTYLLKSIQEELKNRGVNEENMFLISFESMKYNKIENFKQLDECIINLTENTKGKIYLLFDEIQNVENWEKSINACRVDLDCDIYITGSNSELLSGEMATLISGRYYKINIYPFSFAEFIQYKKEIEKTDTKDLEELFKEYVEYGGMPPIQQVAQQDKYSYLGDIYNTILLKDIVTRHNIRNTDILNRILDYVIMNLGKNFSAGNIAKYMKHERRKISKDTILDYILYSKNACFIHQAPREDIKGKKVLQHNEKYFLVDHGFYQAKYGEIENMGSILENIVYIELLRRGYDVKIGMINKKEIDFVCTKDKEKIYIQVTYQLENDKTIEREFSELAKINDNFDKYVLSMDKLDFSGNGLKHRNMIDFLISDYI from the coding sequence ATGATTAAAAGGGAATTGTACTTAAACCAAATTGAAAGATTAATAGGTAAGGAACCTATTAAAATTATTACAGGTGTTAGAAGAAGCGGTAAGACATATCTATTAAAAAGCATTCAGGAAGAACTAAAAAACAGAGGAGTAAATGAAGAAAACATGTTTCTTATTTCATTTGAATCCATGAAATACAACAAAATAGAAAACTTCAAACAGCTCGATGAATGCATAATAAACCTGACTGAAAACACAAAAGGCAAAATTTACCTGCTATTTGATGAAATACAAAATGTAGAAAACTGGGAAAAAAGCATAAACGCATGCAGAGTAGACCTGGACTGCGACATATATATAACAGGATCCAACTCAGAACTGCTCTCCGGTGAAATGGCGACACTAATCTCTGGGCGATACTACAAAATAAACATCTACCCATTTTCATTCGCTGAATTCATACAATACAAAAAAGAAATAGAAAAAACAGACACAAAAGACTTGGAGGAACTATTTAAAGAATATGTGGAATATGGAGGAATGCCTCCAATACAACAAGTAGCACAACAAGACAAATATTCCTATCTGGGGGACATATACAATACAATACTCCTAAAAGACATTGTCACAAGACACAACATCAGAAACACAGACATACTCAACAGAATACTTGACTATGTAATAATGAATCTTGGAAAAAACTTCTCAGCAGGCAACATCGCCAAATACATGAAACACGAGAGAAGAAAAATATCAAAAGACACAATACTAGATTACATCCTATACTCAAAAAATGCATGTTTCATACATCAGGCACCAAGAGAAGACATAAAAGGAAAAAAGGTACTGCAACACAACGAAAAATACTTCCTAGTTGATCATGGATTCTATCAAGCAAAATATGGAGAAATAGAAAACATGGGTTCAATCCTTGAAAATATAGTCTACATAGAACTACTCAGAAGAGGATATGATGTTAAAATTGGAATGATAAACAAAAAGGAAATAGACTTCGTCTGCACCAAAGACAAAGAAAAAATTTATATCCAAGTAACATACCAATTAGAAAATGATAAAACAATAGAACGGGAATTTTCAGAACTTGCAAAAATAAACGATAACTTTGACAAATATGTTTTAAGCATGGACAAACTAGATTTCTCCGGAAATGGATTAAAACACAGGAACATGATAGACTTTTTAATTTCAGATTATATATAA
- a CDS encoding zinc-ribbon domain-containing protein, with translation MYCRECGEKNPENAIYCKNCGIKLKEEAKKTTVIESENINHNSNYTYIPNNTQTTNSNNNSSDDDWKCCCGCLIVIFIIFALASLF, from the coding sequence ATGTATTGTAGAGAATGCGGTGAAAAAAATCCGGAAAATGCTATCTATTGTAAAAACTGCGGAATTAAATTAAAAGAAGAAGCTAAGAAAACAACCGTGATTGAATCAGAAAATATAAACCATAACTCCAATTACACTTATATACCCAACAATACTCAAACAACAAATAGCAATAATAATTCATCTGATGATGACTGGAAATGCTGTTGCGGTTGTTTAATTGTTATTTTTATAATATTTGCGCTAGCCAGCCTATTTTAA
- the argF gene encoding ornithine carbamoyltransferase produces MANSLLSVNDIKDDVKYILDLASKIKAGDIEDKPLEGKTLAMIFQKSSTRTRVSFDVGMYQLGGRAIFLSSNDLQMGRGEPISDTAKVLSRFVDGIMIRAIKHEDVVKLAKYSDVPVISGLTDLEHPCQALADMLTVKEHFGSCEGRKICFVGDGNNVCNSLLLIAPLLGMNISVACPKGYETSEDILNTAREYATENNTEIIVSDDIEVALENVDVVYTDVWVSMGDEAEAAQRKIDFAPFQVNTDLMSLANDDAIFMHCLPAIRGQEVTSDVIDSDCSVIYDEAENRMHAQKAVLYYYLK; encoded by the coding sequence ATGGCGAATAGTTTATTATCAGTTAATGACATCAAGGACGATGTTAAGTATATTTTAGATTTAGCTAGTAAAATTAAAGCAGGGGATATTGAGGATAAACCTCTTGAAGGTAAAACATTAGCAATGATTTTCCAAAAATCATCTACTCGTACTAGAGTATCTTTTGATGTTGGAATGTACCAATTAGGTGGAAGAGCAATCTTTTTATCATCTAATGATTTGCAAATGGGAAGGGGAGAACCAATTTCCGATACTGCAAAAGTTTTAAGTCGTTTTGTTGATGGAATAATGATTAGAGCTATTAAACATGAAGATGTAGTTAAATTAGCTAAATATTCTGATGTTCCTGTTATTAGCGGATTAACTGATTTAGAACATCCTTGCCAAGCACTTGCTGACATGTTAACGGTAAAAGAACATTTTGGCAGTTGTGAAGGCCGTAAAATCTGCTTTGTCGGTGATGGAAATAATGTATGTAATTCCCTTTTATTAATTGCTCCATTACTTGGTATGAATATATCTGTTGCTTGTCCGAAAGGTTATGAAACTTCTGAAGATATTTTAAACACCGCACGTGAATATGCGACTGAAAATAATACTGAAATCATTGTTAGCGACGATATTGAGGTAGCTTTAGAAAATGTTGATGTTGTATATACTGATGTTTGGGTAAGTATGGGTGATGAAGCTGAAGCTGCTCAAAGAAAAATCGATTTTGCACCATTCCAAGTCAACACAGATTTAATGAGTCTGGCTAATGATGATGCAATATTCATGCATTGTTTACCGGCTATTAGAGGTCAGGAAGTAACTAGTGATGTCATCGATTCTGACTGTTCTGTTATTTATGATGAAGCTGAAAATAGGATGCACGCTCAAAAAGCTGTTTTATATTACTATTTAAAATAG
- a CDS encoding DUF2085 domain-containing protein, with amino-acid sequence MNIGKYFCHRIPERGFFIKGHQFPVCARCSGFYTGLALYLIVNYFYPHEYNLEMLIISMILMIPVAIDGLSQYFGPRESKNNLRFTTGFIGGVGLIIFLKIIMRWGLNVL; translated from the coding sequence ATGAATATTGGTAAATATTTTTGCCATAGAATCCCCGAGAGGGGTTTCTTTATCAAAGGCCATCAGTTTCCAGTTTGTGCAAGATGTAGTGGATTTTATACCGGTTTAGCCCTGTATTTGATTGTGAATTACTTCTATCCTCACGAATATAATCTAGAAATGCTTATAATCTCAATGATTTTAATGATTCCTGTGGCAATTGATGGTTTGAGCCAATATTTTGGTCCAAGAGAAAGTAAAAATAATTTAAGATTCACCACAGGTTTTATTGGTGGTGTAGGTTTAATAATTTTTTTAAAAATAATAATGAGGTGGGGTTTGAATGTATTGTAG
- the purD gene encoding phosphoribosylamine--glycine ligase — translation MKVLVVGTGAREHAIADGLKDDVELYCYMSKVNPGMSKIAEFKQGDEGEVEKVAEYAAEKGIDIAFIGPEAPLGKGIVDELQKNGIKCVGPTQSAARIETDKSFMRKLFEDYEIEGSLIYKVFDNSEDVSKFLDEFDRDVVVKPVGLTGGKGVKIVGDHLKDNEEAKEYSCEVIDHVMGGFAQVIIEERLIGEEFTIQAFCDGKHLAPMPAAQDHPHAFEGDVGAITGGMGSYSDVDGLLPFLSQKNYDKAVKIMQDTIEAIAKEAEPYKGILYGQFMLTSDGPKLIEYNARFGDPEAMNVLPLLKTPLVDVCKSIVDGNLDTVEFENKASVCKYIVPDGYPETEYAGELIEVDEVAIEKFGAKVFYAAVSAEDDGIHLSGSRALGIVASGESIEEAEKVAEKACEFVKGNVYHRRDVGTAELVNKRVEHMKEILN, via the coding sequence AACCCTGGTATGTCCAAAATCGCCGAATTTAAACAAGGTGATGAAGGGGAAGTTGAAAAAGTAGCTGAATACGCTGCTGAAAAAGGCATAGATATTGCCTTTATTGGTCCTGAAGCTCCACTTGGAAAAGGAATTGTAGATGAACTTCAAAAAAATGGAATTAAATGTGTTGGACCAACTCAGAGTGCAGCTAGAATTGAAACTGATAAATCGTTTATGAGAAAACTCTTTGAAGACTATGAAATTGAAGGGTCTTTAATTTACAAAGTATTTGATAATTCTGAAGACGTTTCTAAATTCCTAGATGAATTTGACCGTGATGTTGTAGTAAAACCTGTCGGATTGACTGGCGGTAAGGGAGTTAAGATTGTTGGAGACCATCTTAAAGATAATGAAGAAGCAAAAGAATACTCCTGTGAAGTTATTGATCATGTAATGGGAGGATTTGCTCAAGTTATAATTGAAGAACGATTAATTGGTGAAGAATTCACTATCCAAGCATTCTGTGATGGCAAACACTTAGCGCCAATGCCTGCAGCACAAGACCATCCTCATGCATTTGAAGGAGATGTAGGTGCAATAACAGGTGGAATGGGTTCATACTCTGATGTTGATGGCCTATTACCATTTTTAAGCCAGAAAAATTATGATAAGGCCGTAAAAATCATGCAAGATACTATTGAAGCCATTGCAAAAGAAGCTGAACCATACAAAGGCATTTTATATGGCCAGTTCATGTTAACATCTGATGGGCCAAAACTAATTGAATATAATGCAAGATTTGGAGATCCTGAAGCAATGAATGTATTGCCTCTTTTAAAAACTCCTCTTGTAGATGTTTGCAAATCTATTGTAGACGGAAATTTAGATACAGTAGAATTTGAAAACAAAGCCAGTGTATGTAAATACATTGTACCTGATGGATATCCTGAAACGGAATATGCTGGAGAACTAATAGAAGTGGATGAAGTAGCTATCGAAAAATTCGGTGCAAAAGTGTTTTATGCAGCTGTTTCAGCTGAAGATGATGGAATTCACTTATCTGGTTCAAGAGCATTAGGTATTGTAGCTAGTGGAGAATCTATTGAAGAAGCAGAAAAAGTAGCCGAAAAAGCATGTGAATTTGTTAAAGGCAATGTTTACCATAGACGTGATGTGGGAACCGCCGAGTTAGTAAATAAACGTGTTGAACATATGAAAGAAATTTTAAATTGA
- the ilvN gene encoding acetolactate synthase small subunit, which produces MNGNCHVISTLVEDRPGVLQKVAGLFNRRGFNIDSITVGQSEVAGLSRMIITVHADQKDLEQVTKQLNKLVDVIKIKDITETAVQRELCLIKVNVPDQKARAEIMQYTNIFRAKIIDVTDQTLLIELTGDRKKINAFISLVESYGIKKIARTGLTAIARGV; this is translated from the coding sequence ATGAATGGAAATTGTCACGTTATTTCAACATTAGTAGAAGACAGACCTGGTGTTTTACAGAAAGTAGCTGGTTTATTTAATAGAAGAGGTTTTAATATTGACAGTATCACAGTTGGCCAATCAGAAGTAGCAGGCCTATCTCGTATGATAATCACTGTTCATGCAGACCAAAAAGACCTAGAGCAAGTTACAAAACAATTAAATAAATTAGTTGACGTTATCAAGATTAAAGATATTACTGAAACTGCTGTTCAAAGGGAATTATGCCTTATTAAAGTGAATGTTCCTGATCAAAAAGCAAGAGCAGAAATAATGCAATATACAAATATTTTCAGAGCAAAAATTATTGATGTTACTGATCAAACACTATTAATTGAATTAACTGGAGATAGGAAAAAAATTAATGCATTTATATCTTTAGTAGAAAGTTACGGGATTAAAAAAATTGCCCGTACCGGCCTTACAGCAATTGCAAGGGGAGTATAG
- a CDS encoding carbonic anhydrase, translating into MTILEDVLKDNKEFVENFEGTEMSHHAQKKLAILTCMDCRLIDFFEPALGLKRGDAKIVRNAGNSIVGEDAIRSIGAALYNLGAEEVMVVGHTECGMAGADAEALKAKMLERGIAEGDIAKYNLEEWIGGFESEEENVKNVVDKIKNHPLIPDVPVHGLIIDIVTGELKVLVDGY; encoded by the coding sequence ATGACCATTTTGGAAGATGTATTAAAAGACAATAAAGAATTTGTTGAAAATTTTGAAGGCACAGAGATGTCACACCATGCGCAAAAAAAATTAGCAATCCTTACTTGTATGGATTGTCGGTTAATAGACTTTTTTGAACCAGCACTTGGTCTTAAAAGAGGCGATGCAAAAATAGTTAGAAATGCAGGAAACTCAATTGTAGGCGAAGATGCAATTAGATCAATCGGAGCAGCTTTATATAATTTAGGTGCTGAAGAAGTAATGGTTGTAGGTCACACTGAATGCGGTATGGCTGGTGCAGATGCTGAAGCCCTTAAAGCTAAAATGCTTGAAAGAGGTATTGCAGAGGGAGATATTGCAAAATATAATCTTGAAGAGTGGATTGGCGGATTTGAATCTGAAGAAGAAAACGTCAAAAATGTTGTTGATAAAATTAAAAACCATCCATTGATTCCTGATGTACCTGTTCACGGTTTAATTATAGATATTGTAACAGGCGAATTGAAAGTTTTAGTAGATGGTTATTAG
- a CDS encoding acetolactate synthase large subunit, whose translation MRGGEAIIESLKNMGVKTIFGYPGGQTIPFYDMLYDADIDHILVRHEQAAAHAADGYARASGRVGVCLATSGPGATNLVTGIGTAYMDSSPIVAITGQVPSHLIGNDAFQEADIIGITMPIVKHSFQPKDPDLIPSMIKSSFELAISGRPGPILIDVPKEVQEGELTEFSDDLITTPGYNPTLKGNLRQIKKASNLIKKAKKPIILAGAGVIISNACCELQKLAETINAPVMTSLLGKGAIDETADLSLGMLGMHGRKVSNDTINESDLLIAVGIRFSDRTTGRLDSFVPDTKIIHIDIDPAEIGKNVDVDLPIVGDAKNILKSLNKTLNGYKYSDEVRSWTDNLIKAKKELLPRVSYNNVPLKPQRVIKEISEVLNADAILTTDVGQNQMWAAHFYDTQKPRKFISSGGLGTMGFGFPAAIGAKVACPEEVVVSINGDGGFLMVCQELATVHDYDLPVIAIVLENRTLGMVYQWQSLLYNERHSQTKFKDSPDFVKLAESFGINAERITKPGETRDALSKAIKDNEAIVLDIVIDPEEALPMLPPGAGINEMIGEYKLEKDVI comes from the coding sequence ATGAGAGGTGGAGAAGCAATAATTGAATCCCTTAAAAATATGGGAGTTAAAACAATCTTTGGTTATCCTGGTGGACAAACCATACCCTTCTACGACATGTTATATGATGCAGACATTGATCATATACTAGTTAGACACGAACAAGCCGCAGCTCATGCAGCTGACGGCTATGCAAGAGCATCTGGTCGTGTGGGAGTGTGTTTGGCAACTTCCGGTCCTGGAGCAACCAATCTTGTAACTGGTATAGGAACAGCTTACATGGATTCTTCTCCAATTGTGGCAATTACCGGCCAAGTTCCAAGTCATTTAATTGGAAATGATGCATTCCAAGAAGCGGATATTATTGGAATTACAATGCCGATTGTTAAACATAGTTTTCAACCTAAAGACCCTGATTTAATACCTTCCATGATTAAATCTAGTTTTGAACTTGCTATTTCTGGAAGACCTGGTCCAATTTTAATTGATGTTCCAAAAGAAGTTCAAGAAGGAGAGCTAACTGAATTTAGTGACGATTTAATTACTACTCCTGGTTATAATCCGACATTGAAAGGAAATCTCAGGCAAATTAAAAAAGCTAGTAATTTAATTAAAAAAGCTAAAAAACCAATTATTTTAGCTGGTGCGGGAGTTATAATTTCAAATGCATGCTGTGAGTTACAAAAACTTGCAGAAACTATTAATGCACCTGTCATGACATCTTTATTAGGTAAAGGAGCTATTGATGAAACTGCCGATTTGTCATTGGGTATGCTTGGTATGCATGGACGTAAAGTTTCAAATGATACAATCAACGAATCTGATTTGTTAATAGCTGTAGGTATTAGATTTTCAGATAGGACTACTGGAAGATTGGACAGTTTCGTTCCAGATACTAAAATTATTCATATTGATATTGATCCGGCTGAAATTGGTAAAAATGTAGATGTGGACTTGCCAATAGTTGGAGATGCAAAAAATATACTTAAATCACTTAATAAGACTTTAAATGGTTATAAATATTCAGATGAAGTAAGATCTTGGACTGATAATCTTATTAAGGCTAAAAAAGAATTGCTTCCAAGAGTAAGTTATAATAATGTTCCATTAAAACCTCAAAGAGTTATAAAAGAGATTTCAGAAGTTTTAAATGCTGATGCAATCCTCACAACTGATGTAGGTCAAAACCAGATGTGGGCAGCACACTTTTATGATACACAAAAACCGCGTAAATTCATCTCATCCGGAGGACTTGGAACAATGGGATTTGGATTCCCAGCAGCTATTGGAGCAAAAGTAGCATGTCCAGAAGAGGTTGTTGTATCTATTAATGGTGATGGTGGATTTTTGATGGTTTGCCAGGAACTTGCAACAGTTCATGATTATGACTTGCCGGTTATTGCTATTGTCTTGGAAAATAGAACATTAGGAATGGTATATCAATGGCAAAGTTTATTGTATAATGAAAGACACTCACAAACTAAATTTAAGGATTCACCAGACTTTGTAAAACTTGCAGAAAGTTTTGGAATAAATGCAGAAAGAATAACTAAACCTGGTGAAACTCGTGATGCCTTATCAAAAGCTATTAAAGATAATGAAGCAATAGTTCTTGATATTGTTATTGACCCAGAAGAAGCATTGCCTATGCTTCCACCAGGAGCGGGAATTAATGAAATGATTGGTGAGTATAAGCTTGAAAAGGATGTGATTTAA
- a CDS encoding TMEM175 family protein: MMDNLKTELVQHIEKLKENTVDDNQVKKLDAMAEHISNIDFSSVSSDKSKFYKKIKEGMTFFDKFKISLESNIDIDPGRILGLSDGIFGMVMTLLVFCMALPNVQLFTTNDFISYIQSNIQVFGYTLVSFILVSSFWIYYHEFIKINDLNIPYLWLNILFLGCISFIPFTTSLIGTYSHFFYSEVIFGLNILVTIISFMLMVSYAHKRGFLIKKLSKNEEKYINNTFSMIMGLTVIVNLLDFNVSSNFIYLFLLVPVISTLRDINFKMKS, translated from the coding sequence ATGATGGATAACTTAAAAACAGAACTAGTTCAGCATATTGAAAAACTCAAGGAAAATACTGTTGATGATAATCAAGTAAAAAAATTAGATGCTATGGCTGAACACATATCTAATATTGATTTTTCTTCTGTTAGTAGTGATAAATCTAAATTCTATAAAAAAATTAAGGAAGGAATGACATTTTTTGACAAATTCAAAATATCTCTTGAAAGTAATATTGATATTGATCCTGGAAGAATATTAGGTTTATCTGATGGTATTTTTGGAATGGTAATGACTCTTTTAGTATTTTGCATGGCATTGCCTAATGTTCAGTTATTCACCACTAATGATTTTATTTCATATATTCAATCAAACATACAGGTTTTTGGTTATACTTTAGTCAGTTTTATTCTTGTTAGTTCATTTTGGATTTATTACCATGAATTTATTAAAATCAATGATTTAAACATACCTTATTTATGGCTTAATATATTGTTTTTAGGTTGTATATCATTTATTCCATTTACAACTTCTCTAATCGGAACTTATTCTCATTTTTTCTATTCAGAAGTGATTTTTGGTTTAAATATACTTGTTACTATAATTTCTTTCATGTTAATGGTTTCTTATGCACATAAAAGAGGATTTTTAATAAAAAAGCTATCTAAAAATGAGGAAAAATATATTAATAATACTTTTTCCATGATAATGGGTCTTACTGTCATTGTAAATCTCTTAGATTTCAATGTTTCAAGTAATTTCATATATCTGTTCTTGTTAGTTCCAGTAATATCTACATTAAGGGATATTAATTTTAAAATGAAATCATAG